In the Gossypium arboreum isolate Shixiya-1 chromosome 10, ASM2569848v2, whole genome shotgun sequence genome, one interval contains:
- the LOC108488338 gene encoding trihelix transcription factor ASR3-like isoform X1, whose translation MDLVGIFLIMVHLRTLPLSHSFSLCLSHSLLSFPSLCGERHTTGFRCISMHLMMDDQGGNNAVTREYRKGNWTFNETMVLIEAKEMDYERRMKRSGDHSEGRNKPAELRWKWVEDYCWGKGCLRSQNQCNDKWDNLMRDYKKVREYQRKVAEREGNDSKERSYWEMEKNERKEKNLPSNMLCQIYDRLEEVVEKKGAQTVAATAGGGGGSDPNIPNISYVMDRPMVSTFQPSLPPLLQHQLSAPISAAIPLPLPQGSPQLPPPPAPIIQPPPLSFAQPLPTIDSDTSEHSDSPAKRRRRGGGNGEGTSGTPNNTNEVSTAISRSASIIAEAIQASEEREERRHRDLLSFHERRLKIEESKTEINKKGMDGLVDAINKLANSIFALASHKNQSSAPK comes from the exons ATGGATTTGGTTGGCATTTTTCTTATAATGGTACACTTGAGAACACTTCCTCTCTCCCACTCTTTTTCTCTTTGTCTCTCTCATAGTTTGCTAAGCTTTCCCTCACTTTGTGGGGAGAGACACACCACTGGTTTCA GGTGTATTAGCATGCACTTGATGATGGATGACCAAGGCGGTAACAATGCTGTAACTAGGGAATACAGGAAAGGGAACTGGACTTTTAACGAAACAATGGTGTTGATTGAGGCAAAAGAGATGGATTATGAGAGAAGGATGAAGAGAAGTGGGGATCACAGTGAAGGGAGGAACAAACCGGCAGAGTTGAGATGGAAATGGGTGGAAGATTATTGTTGGGGAAAAGGGTGTTTGAGGAGCCAAAACCAGTGCAATGACAAGTGGGATAATCTCATGAGGGACTACAAGAAAGTAAGAGAGTACCAAAGGAAAGTAGCTGAGAGAGAAGGGAATGATAGTAAGGAAAGATCATATTGGGAGATGGAgaagaatgaaagaaaagaaaagaacttgCCTAGTAACATGTTATGCCAGATATATGACCGTTTGGAGGAGGTGGTGGAGAAGAAAGGAGCTCAAACGGTGGCCGCTACGGCTGGTGGTGGTGGAGGCTCAGATCCCAATATTCCCAACATATCGTATGTTATGGATAGACCAATGGTTAGTACTTTTCAACCTTCATTACCTCCTCTTTTACAACATCAACTTTCAGCTCCTATATCTGCTGCAATTCCATTACCTCTACCACAAGGATCACCACAGCTGCCGCCGCCACCAGCACCAATAATACAACCACCACCTCTTTCATTTGCTCAGCCACTGCCCACCATAG ATTCTGATACAAGTGAGCATTCAGACTCACCAGCAAAGAGAAGGAGAAGAGGTGGTGGCAATGGTGAAGGCACCAGTGGGACTCCTAACAACACAAATGAAGTAAGCACTGCAATCTCCAGAAGTGCTTCCATTATAGCAGAAGCCATCCAAGCTAGTGAAGAAAGAGAAGAGAGGCGACATAGAGATCTCTTAAGCTTCCATGAAAGAAGACTAAAGATTGAAGAATCTAAGACTGAGATCAATAAAAAAGGAATGGATGGCCTGGTTGATGCGATTAACAAGCTTGCTAATTCCATCTTTGCTTTAGCTTCCCACAAGAACCAGTCATCAGCTCCCAAGTGA
- the LOC108488338 gene encoding uncharacterized protein LOC108488338 isoform X2, which produces MDLVGIFLIMVHLRTLPLSHSFSLCLSHSLLSFPSLCGERHTTGFRCISMHLMMDDQGGNNAVTREYRKGNWTFNETMVLIEAKEMDYERRMKRSGDHSEGRNKPAELRWKWVEDYCWGKGCLRSQNQCNDKWDNLMRDYKKVREYQRKVAEREGNDSKERSYWEMEKNERKEKNLPSNMLCQIYDRLEEVVEKKGAQTVAATAGGGGGSDPNIPNISYVMDRPMVSTFQPSLPPLLQHQLSAPISAAIPLPLPQGSPQLPPPPAPIIQPPPLSFAQPLPTIDSPAKRRRRGGGNGEGTSGTPNNTNEVSTAISRSASIIAEAIQASEEREERRHRDLLSFHERRLKIEESKTEINKKGMDGLVDAINKLANSIFALASHKNQSSAPK; this is translated from the exons ATGGATTTGGTTGGCATTTTTCTTATAATGGTACACTTGAGAACACTTCCTCTCTCCCACTCTTTTTCTCTTTGTCTCTCTCATAGTTTGCTAAGCTTTCCCTCACTTTGTGGGGAGAGACACACCACTGGTTTCA GGTGTATTAGCATGCACTTGATGATGGATGACCAAGGCGGTAACAATGCTGTAACTAGGGAATACAGGAAAGGGAACTGGACTTTTAACGAAACAATGGTGTTGATTGAGGCAAAAGAGATGGATTATGAGAGAAGGATGAAGAGAAGTGGGGATCACAGTGAAGGGAGGAACAAACCGGCAGAGTTGAGATGGAAATGGGTGGAAGATTATTGTTGGGGAAAAGGGTGTTTGAGGAGCCAAAACCAGTGCAATGACAAGTGGGATAATCTCATGAGGGACTACAAGAAAGTAAGAGAGTACCAAAGGAAAGTAGCTGAGAGAGAAGGGAATGATAGTAAGGAAAGATCATATTGGGAGATGGAgaagaatgaaagaaaagaaaagaacttgCCTAGTAACATGTTATGCCAGATATATGACCGTTTGGAGGAGGTGGTGGAGAAGAAAGGAGCTCAAACGGTGGCCGCTACGGCTGGTGGTGGTGGAGGCTCAGATCCCAATATTCCCAACATATCGTATGTTATGGATAGACCAATGGTTAGTACTTTTCAACCTTCATTACCTCCTCTTTTACAACATCAACTTTCAGCTCCTATATCTGCTGCAATTCCATTACCTCTACCACAAGGATCACCACAGCTGCCGCCGCCACCAGCACCAATAATACAACCACCACCTCTTTCATTTGCTCAGCCACTGCCCACCATAG ACTCACCAGCAAAGAGAAGGAGAAGAGGTGGTGGCAATGGTGAAGGCACCAGTGGGACTCCTAACAACACAAATGAAGTAAGCACTGCAATCTCCAGAAGTGCTTCCATTATAGCAGAAGCCATCCAAGCTAGTGAAGAAAGAGAAGAGAGGCGACATAGAGATCTCTTAAGCTTCCATGAAAGAAGACTAAAGATTGAAGAATCTAAGACTGAGATCAATAAAAAAGGAATGGATGGCCTGGTTGATGCGATTAACAAGCTTGCTAATTCCATCTTTGCTTTAGCTTCCCACAAGAACCAGTCATCAGCTCCCAAGTGA
- the LOC108488338 gene encoding uncharacterized protein LOC108488338 isoform X3 yields the protein MDLVGIFLIMVHLRTLPLSHSFSLCLSHSLLSFPSLCGERHTTGFRCISMHLMMDDQGGNNAVTREYRKGNWTFNETMVLIEAKEMDYERRMKRSGDHSEGRNKPAELRWKWVEDYCWGKGCLRSQNQCNDKWDNLMRDYKKVREYQRKVAEREGNDSKERSYWEMEKNERKEKNLPSNMLCQIYDRLEEVVEKKGAQTVAATAGGGGGSDPNIPNISYVMDRPMVSTFQPSLPPLLQHQLSAPISAAIPLPLPQGSPQLPPPPAPIIQPPPLSFAQPLPTIAQILIQVSIQTHQQREGEEVVAMVKAPVGLLTTQMK from the exons ATGGATTTGGTTGGCATTTTTCTTATAATGGTACACTTGAGAACACTTCCTCTCTCCCACTCTTTTTCTCTTTGTCTCTCTCATAGTTTGCTAAGCTTTCCCTCACTTTGTGGGGAGAGACACACCACTGGTTTCA GGTGTATTAGCATGCACTTGATGATGGATGACCAAGGCGGTAACAATGCTGTAACTAGGGAATACAGGAAAGGGAACTGGACTTTTAACGAAACAATGGTGTTGATTGAGGCAAAAGAGATGGATTATGAGAGAAGGATGAAGAGAAGTGGGGATCACAGTGAAGGGAGGAACAAACCGGCAGAGTTGAGATGGAAATGGGTGGAAGATTATTGTTGGGGAAAAGGGTGTTTGAGGAGCCAAAACCAGTGCAATGACAAGTGGGATAATCTCATGAGGGACTACAAGAAAGTAAGAGAGTACCAAAGGAAAGTAGCTGAGAGAGAAGGGAATGATAGTAAGGAAAGATCATATTGGGAGATGGAgaagaatgaaagaaaagaaaagaacttgCCTAGTAACATGTTATGCCAGATATATGACCGTTTGGAGGAGGTGGTGGAGAAGAAAGGAGCTCAAACGGTGGCCGCTACGGCTGGTGGTGGTGGAGGCTCAGATCCCAATATTCCCAACATATCGTATGTTATGGATAGACCAATGGTTAGTACTTTTCAACCTTCATTACCTCCTCTTTTACAACATCAACTTTCAGCTCCTATATCTGCTGCAATTCCATTACCTCTACCACAAGGATCACCACAGCTGCCGCCGCCACCAGCACCAATAATACAACCACCACCTCTTTCATTTGCTCAGCCACTGCCCACCATAG CTCAGATTCTGATACAAGTGAGCATTCAGACTCACCAGCAAAGAGAAGGAGAAGAGGTGGTGGCAATGGTGAAGGCACCAGTGGGACTCCTAACAACACAAATGAAGTAA
- the LOC128282650 gene encoding B3 domain-containing protein At2g33720-like: protein MGKLTNRNKRNKVEIPTEVRHHDDPWCIKKKLYTSDLGNMSRLILPSELVESRILSHWNTDQLAQIEEGLPVLIWDCDTRTEHEMKFKRWKNGANVLIKNWITQFVKRRELKQGDEIGICWDIANSRRGSREEPIA from the exons ATGGGGAAACTGACGaatagaaataaaagaaataaagttgAAATACCGACTGAAGTGAGGCATCATGATGATCCATGGTGCATCAAAAAGAAGCTTTACACAAGTGATCTCGGAAACATGTCAAGGCTGATATTGCCATCGGAGTTGGTGGAGTCTCGTATTTTATCTCACTGGAACACCGATCAGCTAGCCCAAATTGAAGAAGGTTTACCCGTATTAATTTGGGATTGCGATACCCGCACCGAACATGAGATGAAGTTCAAAAGATGGAAAAACGGGGCAAACGTGCTTATCAAGAATTGGATAACACAGTTTGTGAAGAGGAGAGAACTAAAACAAGGGGATGAAATTGGTATTTGCTGGGACATCGCTAACTCAAG AAGAGGAAGTCGAGAGGAACCGATTGCGTAA
- the LOC108489191 gene encoding protein ROOT HAIR DEFECTIVE 3 homolog 2-like: MADTDHCCSTQLIDGDGEFNVVGLDNFMRTTKFSNCGLSYAVVAIMGPQSSGKSTLLNHLFQTNFREMDAYRGRSQTTKGIWIAHCVGIEPFTIAMDLEGTDGRERGEDDTTFEKQSALFALAIADIVLINMWCHDIGREQAANKPLLKTVFQVMMRLFSPRKTTLLFVIRDKTKTPLEYLEPILREDIQKIWNVVSKPAAHKDTPLSEFFNVEVTALSSYEEKEELFKEQVAQLRQRFFNSISPGGLAGDRRGVVPASGFSFSAQQIWRVIKENKDLDLPAHKVMVATVRCEEIANEKFCRLSSDEDWLALEEAVQSGSVSGFGRRLSSILETYFSEYDSEATYFDEDVRNAKRKHLESKALDLVHPAYLNLLGHLRFKALENFRSRLEQMLKEGEGFAASAHACTESCMHEFDLGCADAAIKQANWDASKVREKLRRDIDAHLLSVRDAKLSELVARYEEKLRQLLCEPVESLFDAAGRDTWASIRKLLRRETETAALEFSTAISSFELDQPTIESMLQGLRDYARNLVVKKAREEAGKVLILMKDRFSTVFSHDNELMPRVWTGKEDIKTITKDARTASLRLLAVMAAIRLDEKPDKIENILLSSLMEGTVTSPDPLASSTWEEVPPENTLITPVQCKSLWRQFKSETEYTVTQAISAQEAYKRSNNWLPPPWAIVAMVVLGFNEFMLLLRNPLYLMFLFVAFLLSKAMWVQMDVPGQFQHGTLAGLISISSRFLPTVMNLLKRLAEEAQGHRTPESPRQQESSVAFQSFRNQSQLNPTSSIAQSSVSSNVSVSDSSVEYSSPNLMQRRSTKVQEAELSQ, encoded by the exons ATGGCGGACACTGACCATTGTTGCTCGACACAATTGATCGATGGAGATGGAGAGTTCAATGTGGTTGGACTTGACAACTTCATGCGGACTACTAAATTCTCTAACTGTGGCCTCTCTTATGCTGTCGTCGCCATCATGGGTCCTCAAAGTAGCG GGAAGAGCACCCTGTTAAATCATCTTTTCCAAACAAATTTCAGGGAGATGGATGCATATAGAGGAAG GAGTCAAACTACCAAGGGTATTTGGATTGCACATTGTGTTGGTATAGAGCCTTTCACAATTGCTATGGATTTGGAAGGAACTGATGGAAGAGAAAGAGGCGAG GATGACACTACATTTGAGAAACAAAGTGCCCTCTTTGCTCTGGCAATCGCTGATATTGTGctcataaacat GTGGTGTCATGATATTGGTCGGGAGCAGGCTGCCAACAAACCGCTTCTGAAAACAGTTTTTCAG GTTATGATGCGATTATTCAGCCCCCGGAAAACAACACTTCTATTTGTTATACGTGATAAAACAAAG ACCCCCCTTGAATATTTGGAGCCTATACTAAGGGAAGATATTCAAAAG ATATGGAATGTAGTTAGTAAACCTGCGGCTCATAAAGATACACCCCTCAGTGAATTCTTTAAT GTGGAGGTCACTGCTTTATCAAGCTATGAAGAAAAAGAGGAGTTATTCAAAGAGCAG GTTGCTCAACTAAGGCAGCGTTTTTTCAATTCTATTTCTCCAGGAGGACTTGCTGGTGACAGACGGGGTGTTGTCCCTGCCTCTGGATTCTCCTTTAGCGCACAACAGATATGGAGAGTTATAAAAGAGAACAAGGATCTGGATCTTCCTGCTCACAAG GTAATGGTTGCCACAGTTCGTTGTGAAGAGATTGCAAATGAGAAGTTCTGTCGCTTATCATCTGATGAG GATTGGTTAGCATTGGAAGAAGCTGTTCAATCTGGGTCAGTATCTGGTTTTGGGAGAAGGCTGAGCTCTATCCTAGAAACCTACTTTTCAGA ATATGACTCGGAGGCAACCTACTTCGATGAAGATGTAAGAAATGCAAAAAGGAAACATCTTGAGTCAAAAGCTTTGGAT CTTGTGCATCCTGCTTATCTCAACCTGTTGGGACATTTACGCTTTAAAGCACTTGAAAATTTTAGGTCTAGACTAGAACAGATGCTGAAGGAAGGAGAAGGATTTGCAGCTTCTGCTCATGCATGTACTGAGTCTTGTATGCATGAGTTTGACCTAGGATGTGCAG ATGCTGCTATCAAACAGGCTAATTGGGATGCTTCTAAAGTTAGGGAAAAACTGCGACGCGATATTGATGCTCACTTATTATCTGTTCGTGATGCGAAATTGTCAGAATTGGTTGCCAGATATGag GAAAAACTTAGACAGTTATTATGTGAACCAGTGGAGTCTCTTTTTGATGCTGCTGGAAGAGACACCTGGGCTTCAATAAGAAAACTTCTTAGACGTGAGACTGAGACTGCTGCGTTAGAGTTTTCAACTGCCATTTCTAGTTTTGAGTTGGACCAGCCTACAATTGAGAGCATGCTGCAAGGTTTGAGGGATTATGCAAGAAATTTGGTGGTGAAGAAAGCAAGAGAGGAAGCCGGAAAAGTTCTGATCCTCATGAAGGATAG GTTCTCAACTGTCTTCAGTCATGACAATGAATTAATGCCAAGAGTTTGGACTGGAAAAGAAGACATTAAGACAATTACTAAGGATGCTCGTACTGCG TCTCTGAGGCTGTTAGCTGTTATGGCTGCCATCCGGTTGGACGAGAAACCAGATAAAATCGAAAACATACTACTTTCTTCCCTAATGGAAGGAACCGTGACTTCTCCAGACCCTCTTGCCTCTAGCACATGGGAGGAG GTTCCTCCTGAGAATACCCTGATTACACCAGTACAATGTAAGTCACTATGGAGACAGTTCAAATCAGAGACTGAATATACAGTTACTCAAGCTATTTCAGCACAG GAGGCATACAAGCGAAGTAACAACTGGTTACCTCCTCCATGGGCAATTGTGGCAATGGTTGTCCTTGGATTTAATGAATTTATGCTTCTTCTAAG GAATCCTCTCTATCTCATGTTTCTATTTGTTGCATTTTTACTCTCAAAAGCTATGTGGGTACAGATGGATGTCCCAGGGCAGTTTCAACATGGCACT CTGGCTGGgctaatctctatttcatcaagGTTTCTTCCTACTGTCATGAATCTTCTAAAGCGGCTTGCTGAAGAGGCCCAAGGCCATCGAACCCCCGAGTCCCCCAGGCAACAGGAATCATCAGTAGCTTTTCAGAGCTTCAGGAATCAAAGTCAGCTAAATCCAACAAGCTCGATTGCACAGTCATCTGTATCATCCAACGTTTCTGTGTCTGATAGTAGTGTTGAGTACTCCAGCCCTAACTTAATGCAGAGAAGAAGTACAAAAGTTCAAGAAGCAGAGCTTTCTCAATAA
- the LOC108489192 gene encoding uncharacterized protein LOC108489192 isoform X3, translating to MSIPQKDLTFQKLGLDCANWTEPVYSDLVRRSAGNEEKMLVLYFNRIGWPTSLPTSEKEPFVKSVLREKKNALEELMLKSLPLRPGVEDFIDDACNKGIPVIILTAYGRSGEKTARSIVEKLGDERLSKIKVVGNEEVEKSLYGQLVFGKGMSSSLDEQLAKEARKAASAEKQRIAEEVASLLKVSVNIDTSSSERLEKIVASLRAGAEIAEVPVCNCILVAGSKSGLAAAEQIGMPRVALRSSFTSRAEFPTANAIMDGFGGPDLTISKLCEKRWS from the exons ATGTCTATTCCGCAAAAGGATCTAA CATTTCAAAAGCTCGGGCTTGACTGCGCAAACTGGACTGAACCCGTGTATTCGGATCTTGTAAG GAGAAGTGCTGGTAATGAAGAAAAGATGCTGGTTCTATATTTTAATCGA ATTGGTTGGCCTACTTCATTGCCTACAAGTGAGAAGGAGCCATTTGTGAAAAGTGTACTGCGAGAGAAG AAAAATGCACTGGAGGAACTGATGCTGAAAAGTTTACCTTTACGACCAGGAGTTGAGGA TTTTATTGATGATGCATGTAACAAAGGAATACCCGTGATCATCTTAACAGCCTACGGTAGAAGTGGAGAAAAAACTGCTCG ttctatAGTTGAGAAACTCGGTGATGAACGACTCTCGAAAATAAAAGTTGTTGGGAATGAGGAAGTAGAAAAGAGCTTATATGGTCAACTTGTGTTCGGCAAAGGAATGTCTTCTTCTTTGGATGAACAACTAGCTAAGGAAGCTAGAAAAGCAG CTTCTGCTGAGAAACAAAGAATAGCGGAGGAGGTTGCGTCCTTGCTGAAAGTGAGTGTTAACATTGATACCAGCTCATCTGAAAG GTTGGAGAAGATTGTAGCCTCACTACGTGCAGGGGCAGAGATTGCTGAGGTTCCTGTCTGCAATTGCATCCTCGTGGCAGGAAGCAAATCTGGACTTGCTGCAGCTGAGCAGATAGGCATGCCCCGTGTCGCACTGCGGAGCAG TTTCACATCAAGAGCAGAGTTCCCTACAGCCAATGCGATAATGGATGGGTTTGGAGGTCCAGATCTAACAATCTCTAAACTATGCGAAAAGCGATGGTCTTGA
- the LOC108489192 gene encoding CBBY-like protein isoform X1: protein METASCSILHTLAFSNNTATATINNNHHLFLPPKTNPSFSSTFPRNFNFHGKPLQFNGFAAFSSPSSAQSQNPPQELAVLLEVDGVIMDAYRLGNRQAFNLAFQKLGLDCANWTEPVYSDLVRRSAGNEEKMLVLYFNRIGWPTSLPTSEKEPFVKSVLREKKNALEELMLKSLPLRPGVEDFIDDACNKGIPVIILTAYGRSGEKTARSIVEKLGDERLSKIKVVGNEEVEKSLYGQLVFGKGMSSSLDEQLAKEARKAASAEKQRIAEEVASLLKVSVNIDTSSSERLEKIVASLRAGAEIAEVPVCNCILVAGSKSGLAAAEQIGMPRVALRSSFTSRAEFPTANAIMDGFGGPDLTISKLCEKRWS, encoded by the exons ATGGAAACCGCTTCTTGTTCAATCCTTCACACTCTCGCCTTCTCCAATAACACCGCAACTGCAACTATTAACAATAACCACCATCTTTTTCTGCCTCCTAAAACCAATCCTTCATTTTCCTCTACTTTCCCGAGGAACTTCAACTTCCATGGAAAACCCCTGCAATTCAATGGCTTCGCTGCTTTCAGCTCACCTTCTAGTGCCCAGAGCCAAAACCCACCTCAGGAACTAGCTGTTCTTCTCGAAGTTGATGG GGTCATTATGGATGCATATCGTTTGGGTAATCGCCAAGCCTTCAATTTAG CATTTCAAAAGCTCGGGCTTGACTGCGCAAACTGGACTGAACCCGTGTATTCGGATCTTGTAAG GAGAAGTGCTGGTAATGAAGAAAAGATGCTGGTTCTATATTTTAATCGA ATTGGTTGGCCTACTTCATTGCCTACAAGTGAGAAGGAGCCATTTGTGAAAAGTGTACTGCGAGAGAAG AAAAATGCACTGGAGGAACTGATGCTGAAAAGTTTACCTTTACGACCAGGAGTTGAGGA TTTTATTGATGATGCATGTAACAAAGGAATACCCGTGATCATCTTAACAGCCTACGGTAGAAGTGGAGAAAAAACTGCTCG ttctatAGTTGAGAAACTCGGTGATGAACGACTCTCGAAAATAAAAGTTGTTGGGAATGAGGAAGTAGAAAAGAGCTTATATGGTCAACTTGTGTTCGGCAAAGGAATGTCTTCTTCTTTGGATGAACAACTAGCTAAGGAAGCTAGAAAAGCAG CTTCTGCTGAGAAACAAAGAATAGCGGAGGAGGTTGCGTCCTTGCTGAAAGTGAGTGTTAACATTGATACCAGCTCATCTGAAAG GTTGGAGAAGATTGTAGCCTCACTACGTGCAGGGGCAGAGATTGCTGAGGTTCCTGTCTGCAATTGCATCCTCGTGGCAGGAAGCAAATCTGGACTTGCTGCAGCTGAGCAGATAGGCATGCCCCGTGTCGCACTGCGGAGCAG TTTCACATCAAGAGCAGAGTTCCCTACAGCCAATGCGATAATGGATGGGTTTGGAGGTCCAGATCTAACAATCTCTAAACTATGCGAAAAGCGATGGTCTTGA
- the LOC108489192 gene encoding CBBY-like protein isoform X2 has protein sequence METASCSILHTLAFSNNTATATINNNHHLFLPPKTNPSFSSTFPRNFNFHGKPLQFNGFAAFSSPSSAQSQNPPQELAVLLEVDGVIMDAYRLGNRQAFNLAFQKLGLDCANWTEPVYSDLVRRSAGNEEKMLVLYFNRIGWPTSLPTSEKEPFVKSVLREKKNALEELMLKSLPLRPGVEDFIDDACNKGIPVIILTAYGRSGEKTARSIVEKLGDERLSKIKVVGNEEVEKSLYGQLVFGKGMSSSLDEQLAKEARKAASAEKQRIAEEVASLLKVSVNIDTSSSERLEKIVASLRAGAEIAEVPVCNCILVAGSKSGLAAAEQIGMPRVALRSR, from the exons ATGGAAACCGCTTCTTGTTCAATCCTTCACACTCTCGCCTTCTCCAATAACACCGCAACTGCAACTATTAACAATAACCACCATCTTTTTCTGCCTCCTAAAACCAATCCTTCATTTTCCTCTACTTTCCCGAGGAACTTCAACTTCCATGGAAAACCCCTGCAATTCAATGGCTTCGCTGCTTTCAGCTCACCTTCTAGTGCCCAGAGCCAAAACCCACCTCAGGAACTAGCTGTTCTTCTCGAAGTTGATGG GGTCATTATGGATGCATATCGTTTGGGTAATCGCCAAGCCTTCAATTTAG CATTTCAAAAGCTCGGGCTTGACTGCGCAAACTGGACTGAACCCGTGTATTCGGATCTTGTAAG GAGAAGTGCTGGTAATGAAGAAAAGATGCTGGTTCTATATTTTAATCGA ATTGGTTGGCCTACTTCATTGCCTACAAGTGAGAAGGAGCCATTTGTGAAAAGTGTACTGCGAGAGAAG AAAAATGCACTGGAGGAACTGATGCTGAAAAGTTTACCTTTACGACCAGGAGTTGAGGA TTTTATTGATGATGCATGTAACAAAGGAATACCCGTGATCATCTTAACAGCCTACGGTAGAAGTGGAGAAAAAACTGCTCG ttctatAGTTGAGAAACTCGGTGATGAACGACTCTCGAAAATAAAAGTTGTTGGGAATGAGGAAGTAGAAAAGAGCTTATATGGTCAACTTGTGTTCGGCAAAGGAATGTCTTCTTCTTTGGATGAACAACTAGCTAAGGAAGCTAGAAAAGCAG CTTCTGCTGAGAAACAAAGAATAGCGGAGGAGGTTGCGTCCTTGCTGAAAGTGAGTGTTAACATTGATACCAGCTCATCTGAAAG GTTGGAGAAGATTGTAGCCTCACTACGTGCAGGGGCAGAGATTGCTGAGGTTCCTGTCTGCAATTGCATCCTCGTGGCAGGAAGCAAATCTGGACTTGCTGCAGCTGAGCAGATAGGCATGCCCCGTGTCGCACTGCGGAGCAGGTAA